The Juglans microcarpa x Juglans regia isolate MS1-56 chromosome 8D, Jm3101_v1.0, whole genome shotgun sequence genomic sequence ctaaaatataaatgtttttttagagaaactttttaggctgcgtttagatgttaaactgaactgagttgagttcagttttttatgaatagtaatacgTTAAGATTGTAGAGTGAGTTCTATGAGATCTATTTAAGAcgagtttagatgttaagatgagtttaatgctatttataagaaattgaaaaatgtatgAACCCTACCAATGATTGTAAAGTTGTTGTAAtgattgaataattaatttattaaatcttttattaataaataatataaaggaAACATAAATTCCCTCAATGCATGTaaacaaattacaataaaataaaaacaaaataaaaaaattattaataaaattacaacagtATCATGTccaattttattctattatttatttatatattatttaattaattgtaaCAAAACACATGTAAtgtagaagaatttttttttgaatcgcCAACAAATTGAGCTTTGCTGGATTCAGCGCTGGAGATATTTTTGTCCTGCTTGAGTGGACTCTCTCTACAGTGAAGACAAATAGAGAGAGTCAATAAGTCtcacaaattaaagagaaatagagagataaTGTTAGTAGGTCTCATTACTTTTTGAGAGGAAAGGAGAATAAAGAGAGAGTTTGGCTATTTTTtggagagaaatagagagagaatgtCAGTGACTCCTATTACTTTTTGAGGGAAACGCTAAGAGAAAGTTTAGTTTTTTCTTCGAAATTTTGTCAGTGGGTTCCACGAAGTCTCAAGTGGAAGTAGCCTAAGTGAAGACTCaagtgtatttagatgttagatgaTGTCTAAaattgagctgagttgagctTCTCTTAACATTTAAATGCAGCCTTAGTCACAtagaaatctcataaaaataaatttataaattgatatgatttgatatgatatgatagattgtaaaattatttttattataaatagatttaaagtatcatgtaaaattatgtcaatttataaatttatttttaagtaatactagatataatcTTACAATATACAAACTAATTTCATCTACTTTTGTCAAAGAGAGTACGTGATACTCTGAaactttaatatcatttttcttatttttatgagatttttttttttcgtgattgtaacttctattttttatcatgaatgtattaagtagtattattttatttgtaagtagATATTTTCTTAGGGATATATCATATGTTGGTTAGAGGCAAACGATCGTCACCGGTGAGTCTTACCAGAGAGGTGGAGGCACGAAAGACTTGGTTAGTTAGTTAACTAcaaacacctctctctctctctctctgagcttGCCAACTGAAATCGAAGGTGAAAATGGCGGATAACCAGGAATCCACGTCCAGCCCTCTGAATCAATCAGTTGACCCGGACGAGGTCGCAAAGTCTCCTCCGAACTCACCCAATTCCTCTACTCGTAACGTCAGTTCCTCTTCATAAAGTAACATTCTTTTTGCTTTAGGGAAAACTTCCCCCAATTCACTACATCTTGTATGTACCTCTGTGCTATATATTCACTGTTCCAttcaatttatttgatcatttcCATCTTTGTCGTCTTCGTTAAATTCTTTTTAGTTAAGTTGTTACTCCTAGATTGAAATAATCAAACTATTAGTTGCagactattttttcaattttttttggctATAATATGAGGTAATTGTCATGCTCAGATAATATTTATGAAACTTGAATGCAGTAGAGCATTGATTCGTTCGTTTTTTCAGGCCTGCTATGCTGTTCTCCAGAGCTGGGTTTCAAAAAAGTTTATGACTGGATGGTAATAAGCATGAtggtatttttttgtttactttttctttGGAGATGTTGTTATTATGAACAAAACTTAGCGTTCAAACGGTGAAATTGTAGTGTGGTCCTTTTTCCTGTTGTCGTTACATTCCTCTTCACATGGTGGTTTATTCAGTTCGTTGATGGTTTCTTCAGTCCAATATATGCCAGTCTTggtgttaacatatttggtgagtATCCAAGGCCTCAATCGAATGTTTGTTTCTCATGTTTGAAGCTTTGACGCGAATCCTTGATGATTTCAGATTTCCTTTATGCTTCATTATGTGATACAacattctttattttcatttgctTCATCATTGCTCGgtataatttcttcttcttcttcttcttatgtCTAAACAAGTTTAATTTCTCAATAAATGGCATCGTCATTGgatacttcttcttcttgcagGCCTTGGGTTTGTTACATCActaattttcatattctttattGGTATATTCGCTTCATCATGGGTGGGTGCCACTGTTTTTTGGATCGGAGAATGGTTTATAAAACGAATGCCCTTTGTTAAGCACATTTACTCGGCCTTGAAACAGATTAGTACTGCTATTTCTCCAGGTAATACCACTCATTTGGCTTTTAAGATACATTATTACCCGgggttaattaatttttcatggaATTTAGAATCTGTACACAGCATTATTTTAGAGTAATAGCAGTCATATGTTTAATAACTCCAACCTCACAAATCGCTGTGGTGAGACAAACTGTTTGACATTATTTTCTCACTATTGCACTCAAAATTTAGCTGGATTAGAAAGTAATGTTTGAaaccttttatcttttttagttCCGTGATTACATCATCAGCGGAATGATGTAGTTGGATTAGTTGAAGTCTGTGTGGACTACATAGCCACAAGGACAAAAACACTTTctatttatttgcattactGCCATAAGTGATCACCACATTTATTTTCCAGCACTTATTTCCTTGGCAGCACACCATCTATTTTTTGCATATATATGAATATCCTTTTTCGTCTTCTTTTGTGTAACTTATAGCCGAAAGTATTCCTTGTTGGCATCATGTTATATGTGCCTATATAACTCTTTCCACTCGTTAAtctacaaaaattcaaaatgtcTTCTTAGTTGCTGACACAGCCTGTTATATTTGCACATATATGTTGATTcgtgttctttttttctttcttttacagATCAGAACACCACAGCTTTTAAAGAGGTTGCAATCATTCGTCATCCTCGTATTGGTGAATATGCATTTGGTTTTATCACATCCTCTGTTATCCTTCAGGTAG encodes the following:
- the LOC121243009 gene encoding protein LIKE COV 2-like isoform X1, yielding MADNQESTSSPLNQSVDPDEVAKSPPNSPNSSTRNACYAVLQSWVSKKFMTGCVVLFPVVVTFLFTWWFIQFVDGFFSPIYASLGVNIFGLGFVTSLIFIFFIGIFASSWVGATVFWIGEWFIKRMPFVKHIYSALKQISTAISPDQNTTAFKEVAIIRHPRIGEYAFGFITSSVILQRDDGDVELCSVYIPTNHLYIGDIFMVNSEEIIRPNLSIQEGIEIIVSVGMAMPLVISPIERIPPLSDDIPLDSII
- the LOC121243009 gene encoding protein LIKE COV 2-like isoform X2, with protein sequence MTGCVVLFPVVVTFLFTWWFIQFVDGFFSPIYASLGVNIFGLGFVTSLIFIFFIGIFASSWVGATVFWIGEWFIKRMPFVKHIYSALKQISTAISPDQNTTAFKEVAIIRHPRIGEYAFGFITSSVILQRDDGDVELCSVYIPTNHLYIGDIFMVNSEEIIRPNLSIQEGIEIIVSVGMAMPLVISPIERIPPLSDDIPLDSII